The following DNA comes from Glaciihabitans arcticus.
TCGGATGGTGTTCCTCTACCTGCGCGGCTCGGCCGGCATCTACTACCTGTTCGGCTCTGAGTCGGGTGCGGACGAACTGATCACGTCCCTCGGCGGTCGCGACGTGGCGGGCGAGATGGGCTGGACGGGCATGCGTCCGATCACGGATGAAGCGCTCGTCTCCGCGGATCCCGACCTCATCCTCGTGATGACTGACGGCCTGTCGAGCGTCGGCGGCGTGGACGGCCTGCTCGCCGATAAGCCTGCGATCGCCCTCACCGCGGCCGGGCAGAAGAAGCGGATCGTGGACATGGCGGACGGGGAGATCCTGTCGTTCGGACCGCGCACCGCGGACGTGCTCGACGCCCTCGCCCGCGCCATCTACGCACCGCCGGTCGCCGACTGAGGCCCTAGAGCCAGTCGAGGAACTGGCCGTGGGGGCCGGCGAGGGCGAGAACATCGTCGTCGAGGGAGAGCGCGAACTTTCCGTCGAGCTGCGGCCCGCGCGCGGCAACGACCTGATCCGCCAGCGCCGGGAAGAGCCCCGCCGCCTCGAGCGAGACCCAGCGCGCGCCCAGAGCCCCGACGGCTGAGGCGAACCGGTCGCGCTCCGCCCGCACCAGGTACACGAGGGTGCCGCTGGTCATGACGACGAGGGTGGCATCCGCGGGAGCCTGCGCCGCGAGCTCCGCGAGCGCGTCGGTCGCATCGCCGCGGACGAGCAGAGGCGGGTCGGCGCGCACGATATCCATCGCGGCCAGAAGGCGCGCCCGACGTTCCGCCTGCTCCGGCCAGACCAGGGTCTCGAGCCAGCGGGAGTCCTCGGCGCTGTTGACGTCGAGCGGGTTCAGGTCGATGCCCGCGCGCCACGCGACTCGCGGCATCCGCTCGATGATCGGACCGGAGCTGTCGCACTCGAGCAGCACCGCGCTTGGTCCGTCGAGAGGATGCAACAGCTCGCCATCACCGAACCGATAGCTGTAGCGGTCCGGGAAGAGGCAGAGACCGGCCGAGGCGCCGACCTCTAGCAGCGCAAGCGGACCGGGGATGCGCGCCAGCGCCGCGAGCAGCACCGCACAGCGCCGGGCCTCATTGGTCTGGGTCAGCCGCACCAGGGCATCGTTGTACACAGACGTCCAGTGGGCGACCGTCCAGTCCCGCCACGGCCCGTAGGGGCCGACCGGGGCGCCCAGGAAACGCGAGACGCCGAAGATGAGGTTGGGCTGGCGGCGCAGGCGCGGCAGCTGCTCGATCAGCTCCAGCAGGGCGGGGTCGGCAGCGACGCCGTGCGCCCACTCCTCGTAGATCGCCGACTGGCCGTGCGCCTCAAGAGTCGCGAAGCGCGTGTACCAGTCGGCGGTCTCGGACATGTGGCCATTCTGGCAGTCGTCGATTGAGTAGGCCGCGACGAAGGAGCAGCCGTATCGAAATCGAGTTGAGCGCAACCGGGTTTCGATACGGCCGCGGGCGGCCTACTCAACCAGCGAGATCACCTCTGCTTCAGCTGGCGACGACGCCACACAACCATCGGCACCACGATCCCGCCGATCAGCACGAACGGGACGATCAGCCACAGCAGCCAGGACAAGTTCGGGGCATCGTCCGTGATCGGGCCGTCCTCCACAGTGCTCGGCTCGGCGGGAGCAGCCACTGCACAGTCGGCCGGAGTCGAGAACGACACGGTCAGCGCGTCGAACGGCTCCCCGGCGTCGTAGGTGCCGAACGCGTCGGATCCGGCGGTGGTGAGCTCGGTGGGTGCGTCCGTGATGGTCACGATCCCGTTCTCGTTCGTGACCGTTGCGGCAGCCAGGTCGAGCGTGACGAACTCGACGCCGGCGGCATCGACGGTCGCGCCATCCTGCGTCTCGCCGGAGATGTCGAGCAACAGGACCGCCGACGAAGCGGAGATCAGTTTGAACTGCGGGTTGCTCACCGTGGTGTCGAGCAGGCCGTCGTGACCGGTGAAGCGGATCGACCCCTCGAAGGTGACGAGCCCCCCGCCGGAGCCCGCGTTGTAGATGCCGGTGCCGTCCGCGAAGCCGAAGTTGGGCACGGCGTACGTGGCGCCATCGGCGACAGTCCACTCGCCGTTCGCGATCGAGCCGCTGATGTACGAGCGGAACGACTCCTTGAAGCCCCAGGTGATTGCGGCATCCTGCACGTCGCAACCCTCGAGCGTGGTGACCTCGGGTGCCGTGATGGTGATCGGGATGCCCCGGCTCACCGACCCCTGGAACGTCACCGTATGCTCACCCTCAAGGCCTGCCGGAAGCGTGCCGGACCAACGCACCACACCCGCGGGATCCGCAACGATGCCCTCGGCCAGGATCACCGGCGTCGAGTACAGAACGACCCGGATGTCCTCCTCGTTGGGCTGGAACCCGGAGGCGCGGCCGGTGAAGGTTGCGCCGACTTCGTATTCCGAGGAGGCGGACTCGATGCCGGTCGTGGCGGGCGGCGTGAGCGGGGCGACCCACTCCTCTTCCTCAGAGTCCTGCGACGAACCGGAAAACCCTGAGGACGCCTTTCCGATCACGAAGCTCATCGGGTCGAGGGCGTCACCAGCCTGGTAGAAGCCGGCGAAGGTCGCGGCACCCGCCGCGGTCAGCGACGCGGTCACGTTGCTGAACGTGGTGGTCGCGCCGACGGTCGTGTGGTTGGCGGCGCCGAAACGGAGGTTGGCGAACGTGACGCCGCTCGTCGTGGAACCGTTGAACGTGACATCCGCAATCAGAAGTCCGTTGGAAGCCGAGGTGATCGCAACGCGCGGGTTCGACAGGCCGATCGAGAACTTGTGCGCGGGGTAGTCGAAGGTGACGCGACCGGAGTAGCCGGCCGAACCGGTCGCTGTCGCGTGATCGAACGTGCCACCCGCCTGCGGGAAGATGAATGCGCCACCGGATGTCCCGGCGCCCGCCGAGGTGGCGATCGAGCCGCCGCCCAGCACGTAGTCGCGCAGGCTCGCCTTGACGCCCCAGGTGAGCGAACCCGGCTGGGACACGACGAGCTTGTTGACCGTGAAACCGATAGCCGAAGAGCTGGCGGTCGTAAATCGCTCGACATCGGTTGGGGCGAACGCGGCGGTGAAGCTGTAGCTGCCTGCCGCAAGCGACGGCAGCGTGAGAGTCGCGAGGCCGGACGCGTTGACCGCGGCCGAGCCGAGGGCGGTGGAGCCGTTGCGGAAGTACACGATTCCGGCCGCGGTCGGCGCAACCGAGGCGCGAAGCGTGACGGGCTTGCCCACGAAGACGCTCGAGGCGGGAGAGGTGGCCAGCGTGATCTTCGGGGTGACGGCGGTCGGCGGCACGGGTGTGGTGCCCGCGGTGCCGATCGTGAAGCTGAGCGGGTCGATCGCCGTGCCGGCCGGGTAGAAGGCCTGGCCGTTGTAGGCGAAGACGGCGGCACCGGCGGCGGTCAGCACGGCGGGAACCTCGGCGTAGCGCACCGCGTTGTTCGGTGTCGAGCGGATGCCCGCACTCAGGTCCATCGTCGCGAACTCGATGGGCTGCCCACCGTTGACGCTCACCAGTAGCGTTGCGCTCGACGCGCTCTCGATGCGCACGGTGGGGTTCGCGATGCTCACGTCGAGCAGGCCGTTGTGGCCGATGAAGCGCACGGATCCGGAGTAGTTCGAGCTGCCGAGGCCGGTGAGCTCGGTCCACGTTCCGCCGGTCGTCTGGCCGAAGCCGAATGAGCCGCCGGTCGAGGTGACCCCGGTGGTGAGGATGGATCCCTTGGCGATTGTGCCGGTGACGTAATCCCGGAACGACTGCTTGATGCCCCAGCTGAGGGAACCCGCGCCGACGGTCTTCGGCGCGATGGTCACGGCCTCCGTGTCGGCGGAGCCGGAGAACAGCAGCACGCTGTTCGGCACGAACGTCGCGGTGTAGCTGACGTCACCGACCGGCAGCGGGGCGACATCGAAGGTCGCGACGCCGGAGAGGTTGGTCGGCACTGTGGCGAGGGTGGATGCGCCGCTCGTGAAGACAACCGAACCCGCGGCGACCGGGGAGACCTGCGCGCTGAGTGTCGCGGTGCCGCCCTCGACGAGGGTGCTCGGCGTGACGGTGATTGTCGTGGCGGTGCTGACGGCTGCCGCGAATGAGATCGGCGTGTAGGTCTCGAACGCGGCGACTGTCGCGCCGGATCCTCCGTAGGAGTAGATGCCGTAGTTACCGATGGCGGGCTCGCCCGTGTAGCCGGGCTTGACCAGGACTTCGGCGGTGAAGCTGCCGTCGGGGTCGAGTGTCACCGCGCCAGCGTTGGCACCCCCGACCGCGTCGAACGACTCGGCGGGCACGGCCCACTTGGCAGAACCGTTCTTGCGCAGTGCGCTCGCCACACCGGCGCTGGGCTTCCAGTTCTCCGGGTACTTCGCGAAGACCGCATACGCACCGGCGAAGCTGCCCGCGAGCGGCGGGCGCGTGCCGTTGGTGACCGTGCCGTCGGGCAGGAAGTTGTAGCCGGTGACGGTGACCGTCTCGCCCTCGGGGTTGAGGCCGGTCGTCTTCGAGACGCCAAGTGTCGGCGCCGTCGAGAAGCTGATCGGCGTGAAGGTCTCGAAGGCGGGAGCCAGGGCACCCGACCCCCCGTAGGTGTAGATGCCGTAGTTGCCGATGAGGGGCTCGTTCGCATAACCCTTCTTGACCGTGAGCTCGGCGGTGAACGTGCCATCCGGGTTCAGGATGACGGCACCGGCCGCAGCCCCACCGATCGGGGTCACGTCTTCCGCGAGGACGGCCCACTTGGCGGAGCCGTTCTTGCGCAGTGAGCTCGCCACGCCGGCGCTGGGCTTCCAGGCGTCCGGGTACTTCGCGAACACGGCGTAGGCACCCGAGAACGTGTTCAGCAGCGGCGGACGGGTCCCCGTGGTGTTCACACCGGGAACGAACCCGGTGCCGGTCACGGTGATCGTCTCACCGGCGGGACTGATGTTGCTCGTCTTGGAAACGGTGACAGCCGGCGGTGCCTTGAACGCGATCGGGGTGAAGGTCTCGAACGCGGGGACCACCGCCCCGGATCCGCCGTAGGTGTAGATGCCGTAGGTGCCGGTCGCGGGCTCGCCCGTGAATCCCTTGGCGACGGTGATCTCGGCGGTAAAGGATCCGTCGGGGTTCAGGGTTACGGCGCCGCCCGCGGCCCCGCCGATCGTCTCGACGTCAGCGGCGGGCACGGCCCACTTGGTGGCACCGTTCTTGCGCAGCGCGGAGGAGACTCCCGCGCTCGGCTTCCAGGCGTCCGGGTACTTGCCGTAGACGGCATATGCGCCGGAGAAAGTGTTCAGCAGGGGCGGGCGAGTTCCGTTGGAAACGGTCCCGTCGGGCAGGAAGTTGTAGCCGGTAACGGTGATCGTCTCCCCGAGCGCCTCGAGGCCGGTCGTCTTCGAAACGACGATGGTGGGAGCGGCCGAGAAGCTGATCGGGGTGAACGTCTCGAAGGCGGGAGCGGTCGCACCGGATCCGCCGTAGGTGTAGATGCCGTAGTTGCCCGTTGCGGGCTCCCCGGTGAAGCCTGGCTTGACGAGCAGTTCAGCGGTGAACGAGCCGTCGGCGTTCAGGGTGACCGCACCGGCTCCGGCGCCGCCGATCGTCGCGAGGTCCTCGGCGGGCACGGCCCACTTGGTGGCGCCGTTCTTGCGCAGCGTGCTCGAGACTCCCGCACTGGGCTTCCAGGCGTCCGGGTATTTGCCGAAGACGGCGTACGCGCCGGAGAACTTGCCCGCGAGCGGTGGGCGCGTGCCGGAGGTGCTCACACCGGGCACGAAACCGGTGCCCGTCACGGTGATCGTCTCACCGGCGGGGCTGATGTTGCTGGTCTTGGAAACGGTGACGGCGGGCGGCGCCTGGAAGCTGATCGGCGTGAAGGTCTCGAAGGCGGGGACGACAGCACCGGATCCGCCGTAGGTGTAGATGCCGTAGTTTCCGGTCGCGGGCTCGCCCGTGAAGCCTTTCGCCACGGTGATCTCGGCAGTGAAGGATCCGTCGGCGTTGAGCGTGACGGCGCCGCCCGCAGCACCACCGATGGTCTCGACGTCTTCAGCGAGCACGGCCCACTTGGTCGCGCCATTCTTACGCAGGCTCGATGAGACACCCGCGCTCGGCTTCCAGTTGTCCGGGTACTTGCCGAAAACGACGTACGCGCCGGAGAACTTGCCCGCGAGCGGCGGGCGCGCGCCGTTGGTGTCCGTGCTGGGAAGGAACCCCGTGCCCGTGACCGTGATGGTGTCGCCGAGCGGGTTGAGGCCCGTCGACTTCGACACCGAGATCGTGGGAGCGTCAGCAGCGATGGCTGCAGTAGGGGCAAGAGAGATGCCTCCGACGACGAGCAGGGCGGTGATCAGCGAGGCGACGACGGTGCGCGCGCGCGACGACAGGGCAGAGAGGGTGCTCACGGGTGATTGTGCTCCAGAGAAGAGGGCTGCGTTAGCTAAGGCTAAGCTTACTTTTGACCCTAGAGGTGACAGCCCTGTCCTGTCAAAATATTGCTTAGGGCAGCCTAAGAAGTCGCGGCTCGGTACATGGAGATGTGCGGGATGCCCGCCTCGACGAACACGTCACCGAACGCTTCGAAGCCGAACTTCGCGTAGAGCGGCGCGATGTACTCCTGGGCATGCAGCAGCATCGGCTCGTGGCCGTACGTCTCGATGACCGCCTTCAATAGGACGCTCGAGAGACCCTGGCCCCGGCTCGCGGGATCGGTGACGACGCGCCCGATGAGACGCACGGCGTCGAGGTGCTCCGGCTCGGCGTCGACGATCGTGCGCAGGTAGGACGCCGTGGCGTTGCCCTCCCCGGCGATCCACCAGTGCTCGGTGGTCGGCTCGGCGTCGCGCCAGTCGAGTTCCTCCTCATCGATCTTCTGCTCGACGAAGAACACATCCGTTCGCAGTTTGAGAATCGAGTAGAGCTCGGTCAGGCTGAGATCAGCCCACATCTTGCGGGATACGGAACATTCGGGCATGCGCACGAGTTTAAGCTGTTACGAGATGTGCTTCGCGCGAAGGAGAAACCGATGACGTACAAGGTCGAGAAGACTGAAGATGAGTGGCGTGCCGAGCTCGGCCCCGAGCAGTACGCGGTTCTTCGCGAGGCCGGCACCGAGCGCGCCTGGACCGGCGAGCTGCTCGACGAGAGCCGCGCCGGCACCTACACGTGTGCGGCCTGCAACGCCGAACTCTTCAAGAGCGGCACCAAATTCGATTCGGGATGCGGCTGGCCCAGCTTCTACGAGTCGGTGAACCCTGACGCTGTCGAGCTCATCGTCGACAACTCGCTCGGCATGGAGCGCACCGAGGTGCGTTGTGCCACGTGCGGTTCGCACCTCGGCCACGTGTTCCCCGATGGCTTCGGCACCCCGACCGGTGACCGCTACTGCATGAACTCGCTCTCCCTCGACTTCAAGGAAAACTGATTGTCGATTCTCGACGCCGTTCGTAACCGCCAGTCGTACTCCAAGGTCACCGAGGTCGCGCCGACCCACGAGGAGCTGCTGCCCCTCGTGGCCGCCGCCGCTTCCGTTGCCGATCACGGGTCGATGCGTCCGTGGCGTCTTATTGAGCTGCGCGGTGACGATCGTCTGGCTCTCGGAGCGGCACTCGCTGCCTCTGCCGGGGTCGACGGCAAGGAGGCCGCGAAGCTCGGCGAGAAGCCGCTGCGCGCATCCCTTCTTATTGCGGTCGTCGGCGTCTACAAGCCGTCGTTCAAGGTGCCGGAGTGGGAGCAGGAGGCAGTGGCATCCGGAGTCGCTCACACGCTCTCACTGCTGCTGGATGACGCGGGCTGGGGCGTGTTCTGGCGCACCGGCATCCACACGCGCTCGAAGCCGGTTGCCAAGATGCACGGGCTGGCGCACAACGAGAAGCTGCTCGGCTGGCTCTATGTCGGCGGCAAGCCGGAGAAGCGCAAGCCGGAGAAGAAGGACAAGTTCAACCCGTCGCGGGCTATTTCGCCGCTGTAACTCTTCTGCTGGGCAGCGCCGCGATCGCGACGGCGACGAGGGTGAGCAGCGTGCCGAGCACGGTGGTCGCGACGACCTCGTGGCCCTCCGGCGGCACGATGACGTCGAGCAACAGGCTGGTGACGAGCTGGCCGGCGATGGTGCCGAGTCCGAGCAGCAGCACGCCGGTGGTGCGCACGACGATGGCGGCGCCGGCGATGAAGATGACGCCGATGGGTCCGCCGAGGTAGAGCCACCAGTCGGTCGGTGCTTCGGTCGGCCAGCCCGCGATGCTCGCGTGGATCAGCGCCGCAATGACGAGCACGGTGAAGCCGACGACGAAATTGTTGAACGTGGCGGTGAGCGCGGATCCGGAGTGCACCCGCACCTGCCCGTTGACGGCCTGCTGCCAGCCGATGCCGATGCCGGCGATGAAGGGCATCACGAGCATCCAGAGCGGGATGTCGCCGACGACCTGCGCCGACACCGCGATGCCGACCGCGATCAGCGTGAGCACTGACCCGACGACGCGCGTGGCGGTGAGCGCTTTGGGGCGCATGGTGCCGAGCCCGCGGCGGTCAATGATGAGGCCGCTGAGGGTCTGGCCGGACACGATGGCGACGGTGAAGAGGGCAACCCCGAGGATGGCGGCGGCGAGCCCCTGCGACAGCACGAGGAACGCGCCGGCCGCTCCACCGGCGACGTAGTACCAGGGCACTTCGCGGCGGCGCAGCAGACCGGTGATGGTGCGGAATCCCGCTCGCCCGGTCGGCATGAACAGCATCGCGATGAAGAGGATGACGAGTCCCCCGCCGAACGAAATCACCGCTGCGAGGTAGCCGTCGCCGAGCTGGCGTCCGAGCTCGCCGTTGATGCGGGACTGGGTGGCGACGCCCGCGCCGAACACGACGGCGAGCGCCACGCCGAGGGCGACGGCGCCGCGCGTCGGAATGTGGTGATCGGTAAGGGAAGATGACATCGGTACAACGCTAGGCGAACCGGAGGACACGCATGACCATGACCAGCGCGCTGCTCTCTTTCGCGGTCGTCGCCGCGCTGCTCACGATCACGCCGGGCCTCGACAGCGCACTCGTGCTGCGGTCCGCACTCGTGCAGGGTCGTCGCCTCGCCATCGCAACCTCCCTCGGAATCATCAGCGGAGCTTTTGTATGGGGCGTCGCTGCGGCCGTCGGTTTGGCGGCGTTGCTGCGCGCATCCGAAGTCGCGTTCTCGGTTCTCAAGATCGTGGGTGCCGGCTACATGATTTTTCTGGGGTTGAGGATGCTGTGGACTC
Coding sequences within:
- a CDS encoding HtaA domain-containing protein — encoded protein: MSTLSALSSRARTVVASLITALLVVGGISLAPTAAIAADAPTISVSKSTGLNPLGDTITVTGTGFLPSTDTNGARPPLAGKFSGAYVVFGKYPDNWKPSAGVSSSLRKNGATKWAVLAEDVETIGGAAGGAVTLNADGSFTAEITVAKGFTGEPATGNYGIYTYGGSGAVVPAFETFTPISFQAPPAVTVSKTSNISPAGETITVTGTGFVPGVSTSGTRPPLAGKFSGAYAVFGKYPDAWKPSAGVSSTLRKNGATKWAVPAEDLATIGGAGAGAVTLNADGSFTAELLVKPGFTGEPATGNYGIYTYGGSGATAPAFETFTPISFSAAPTIVVSKTTGLEALGETITVTGYNFLPDGTVSNGTRPPLLNTFSGAYAVYGKYPDAWKPSAGVSSALRKNGATKWAVPAADVETIGGAAGGAVTLNPDGSFTAEITVAKGFTGEPATGTYGIYTYGGSGAVVPAFETFTPIAFKAPPAVTVSKTSNISPAGETITVTGTGFVPGVNTTGTRPPLLNTFSGAYAVFAKYPDAWKPSAGVASSLRKNGSAKWAVLAEDVTPIGGAAAGAVILNPDGTFTAELTVKKGYANEPLIGNYGIYTYGGSGALAPAFETFTPISFSTAPTLGVSKTTGLNPEGETVTVTGYNFLPDGTVTNGTRPPLAGSFAGAYAVFAKYPENWKPSAGVASALRKNGSAKWAVPAESFDAVGGANAGAVTLDPDGSFTAEVLVKPGYTGEPAIGNYGIYSYGGSGATVAAFETYTPISFAAAVSTATTITVTPSTLVEGGTATLSAQVSPVAAGSVVFTSGASTLATVPTNLSGVATFDVAPLPVGDVSYTATFVPNSVLLFSGSADTEAVTIAPKTVGAGSLSWGIKQSFRDYVTGTIAKGSILTTGVTSTGGSFGFGQTTGGTWTELTGLGSSNYSGSVRFIGHNGLLDVSIANPTVRIESASSATLLVSVNGGQPIEFATMDLSAGIRSTPNNAVRYAEVPAVLTAAGAAVFAYNGQAFYPAGTAIDPLSFTIGTAGTTPVPPTAVTPKITLATSPASSVFVGKPVTLRASVAPTAAGIVYFRNGSTALGSAAVNASGLATLTLPSLAAGSYSFTAAFAPTDVERFTTASSSAIGFTVNKLVVSQPGSLTWGVKASLRDYVLGGGSIATSAGAGTSGGAFIFPQAGGTFDHATATGSAGYSGRVTFDYPAHKFSIGLSNPRVAITSASNGLLIADVTFNGSTTSGVTFANLRFGAANHTTVGATTTFSNVTASLTAAGAATFAGFYQAGDALDPMSFVIGKASSGFSGSSQDSEEEEWVAPLTPPATTGIESASSEYEVGATFTGRASGFQPNEEDIRVVLYSTPVILAEGIVADPAGVVRWSGTLPAGLEGEHTVTFQGSVSRGIPITITAPEVTTLEGCDVQDAAITWGFKESFRSYISGSIANGEWTVADGATYAVPNFGFADGTGIYNAGSGGGLVTFEGSIRFTGHDGLLDTTVSNPQFKLISASSAVLLLDISGETQDGATVDAAGVEFVTLDLAAATVTNENGIVTITDAPTELTTAGSDAFGTYDAGEPFDALTVSFSTPADCAVAAPAEPSTVEDGPITDDAPNLSWLLWLIVPFVLIGGIVVPMVVWRRRQLKQR
- a CDS encoding DUF2332 domain-containing protein is translated as MSETADWYTRFATLEAHGQSAIYEEWAHGVAADPALLELIEQLPRLRRQPNLIFGVSRFLGAPVGPYGPWRDWTVAHWTSVYNDALVRLTQTNEARRCAVLLAALARIPGPLALLEVGASAGLCLFPDRYSYRFGDGELLHPLDGPSAVLLECDSSGPIIERMPRVAWRAGIDLNPLDVNSAEDSRWLETLVWPEQAERRARLLAAMDIVRADPPLLVRGDATDALAELAAQAPADATLVVMTSGTLVYLVRAERDRFASAVGALGARWVSLEAAGLFPALADQVVAARGPQLDGKFALSLDDDVLALAGPHGQFLDWL
- a CDS encoding nitroreductase family protein — encoded protein: MSILDAVRNRQSYSKVTEVAPTHEELLPLVAAAASVADHGSMRPWRLIELRGDDRLALGAALAASAGVDGKEAAKLGEKPLRASLLIAVVGVYKPSFKVPEWEQEAVASGVAHTLSLLLDDAGWGVFWRTGIHTRSKPVAKMHGLAHNEKLLGWLYVGGKPEKRKPEKKDKFNPSRAISPL
- a CDS encoding DMT family transporter; translation: MSSSLTDHHIPTRGAVALGVALAVVFGAGVATQSRINGELGRQLGDGYLAAVISFGGGLVILFIAMLFMPTGRAGFRTITGLLRRREVPWYYVAGGAAGAFLVLSQGLAAAILGVALFTVAIVSGQTLSGLIIDRRGLGTMRPKALTATRVVGSVLTLIAVGIAVSAQVVGDIPLWMLVMPFIAGIGIGWQQAVNGQVRVHSGSALTATFNNFVVGFTVLVIAALIHASIAGWPTEAPTDWWLYLGGPIGVIFIAGAAIVVRTTGVLLLGLGTIAGQLVTSLLLDVIVPPEGHEVVATTVLGTLLTLVAVAIAALPSRRVTAAK
- a CDS encoding GNAT family N-acetyltransferase, with amino-acid sequence MPECSVSRKMWADLSLTELYSILKLRTDVFFVEQKIDEEELDWRDAEPTTEHWWIAGEGNATASYLRTIVDAEPEHLDAVRLIGRVVTDPASRGQGLSSVLLKAVIETYGHEPMLLHAQEYIAPLYAKFGFEAFGDVFVEAGIPHISMYRAATS
- the msrB gene encoding peptide-methionine (R)-S-oxide reductase MsrB, which translates into the protein MTYKVEKTEDEWRAELGPEQYAVLREAGTERAWTGELLDESRAGTYTCAACNAELFKSGTKFDSGCGWPSFYESVNPDAVELIVDNSLGMERTEVRCATCGSHLGHVFPDGFGTPTGDRYCMNSLSLDFKEN